The Bifidobacterium bifidum ATCC 29521 = JCM 1255 = DSM 20456 region AATGGCTCACCAGTTCCAGATATGTTTCGATGACCGCCCGGTCATAGGGGAGCGCCGAACCTGACACGTCGAGGCACAACACGATGTCGCGACTGCTGGAGCGTTCCGCGTCGCGGTCCACATGCGCCGGTCTGGCGATAAGAACCGTGCAGATGGCCAGCGCCGCCACCAGCGCCGCCACGGCGATCCGCCCCAGCAATCGCCACAGATGGAACAGATGCGATGCATGCTCGGTATTGAGGTCGTCGTCAAGACTGTATACCGGCATGCCGTCCCGCGGGGGACGCCTGCGGCCTCGGAAGATCGCGATGACGGCCACCAGCACTGCCGCGACGAGCACGGCCGCCACGGCGGCATACGGCCACAGCCAATGGATGCTCATGTCGTTCGTGGTCATCAGCGCCACCTTTCCACAAGGTTCAGCACCCAGTCGGCGGCCTGTTCCACGGTGGCGTCCTTCGCCTGCGCGTTGAACTCGGCGTTCGCGAACTCCGGCGGATACAGCGCGGCTATGGTCTGGCGCAGCAGCGTGAAACCGTGGACTCCCGAATCACCTGCCAGGGAGCCTGCGGAACGTGACGCGATCTCCTGCAGCGTCGTCGAACCGAGCTCCGCGCTGCTGGCCTGCGACGCGAAGTCCCTCGCCACGGCGGCGAGCTCGACGAAGGCGTCCTCGCGCGAAAGCTTCCCGGCCCCGTTGCGCTCCACGATGTCATGCACGCGGCTTTTCCACTGCGAGACGGGGGCGAGGGCGTTGTGAGACCCTCGGGGAGCGGCTACGCGTTTCGCACGTCGAGGACGGGACATGATGACGATCGCCACAATCAGGATCAGCAACGCGATGAAGCACGCCATCGTCACTATGGGCAGCAGAGACGCGACGGGCACATCCGTCACGGGATGCAGGTCGTTCACGTCCACGGCTGCGGCCAGCGTCGACGAGGTCACGAAACCGTTCATGACGTTCATGCAGGCACCTCCGACGTCAGGTTCAGCGATGGCGGCACGCGCAGCTGATTGCGGATGGAACGGCCGAGCGAACGCGACACCAGCCGCACGAAGGCATCGAACATCATGTCGCTCGACGCGGCGCGGATCATTCGCGAACCATGTTTGGCGAGTTCGTGCTCCAGAGCGGCGCACACGTATCTGCGATGCAGCGCCACCTCTTCCGCGGCCTTCGCGTTGCGCAGCAGGGCGGGGATGCGGCGCCCGGATTTTCCGTCATACCATTCGCGGGCGGCCTCGGATGGGTCGAAGGGGTTGGCCGTCGCCACGGTGATCAGCACCACGGGGTGGGTGGCGGCTATGGCGCCGATGACGTTGATGTGACGCTTGCGCAGGGCCAGCTCGTCGGTGGCAAGCACGATGAGCGCCTGACGGTCGCGTATGCGGCGCGCGTAATCCAGCAGAGCGTCGATGTTGCGGCCGTATGACCAATCCCGCCGCAAGGCGTCGTCCAGCGTGCGCTCGAACTGCGCGAACCCGCCGTTGAACGGCATGCGCGTGATGCTGTGGGCGTCGGCGAACACCAGGGAGACGTCATCGCTGCGCCGCAGCGACAGCGCGGCGAACATGCGCAGCGCGTTGCCTGCGACCGCGTAGGCCGGCTCGCCTGACGCGCATCCTCCGGTCATCTCCTCGCCGACATCGCACAGCAGCCACACCTGGCTGGTCGCCTGGCGCGCATGCTGCACGACCATCGGGCGGCCGAGACGGGCGCTGGCTTTCCAATCGATGAGACGCGCCTCGTCCCCCGGCCCGTAGACGCGGATGTCCATCGGGTCGTCATTGCCTCCACGCCGGTTCGAGGCGTGCTCGCCCTCCAGGACGCCCAGCGCCTTGCGAACGGTCGGAAGGCTCAGCGAATTGCCCAGCGCCTCGATCTTCCTGCGGATCCGGTCGTCGGAAGATGAGGAGTGTGAGGAGTGTGAGGGGTGTGAGCCATCGATCATGGGACGTGAACCGTTTCCACGATCCGATCGATCACCTGGTCGCTGGTCACGCCGTCAGCCAGCGCCTCGAAGGTCAGGATCACACGGTGCCTGAGCACTTCGTGGACCATCATCTTCACATCCTCGGGGATGACGTAATCCCGGCCGGCGAGCAGCGCGTTGGCCTGCCCGCTGCGGATCAGGGCGATCGACGCGCGGGGGCTCGCACCGAGGCGGACCGTCGAGCTCAGGCCCTTCAGCGGCTTGTTTCCGGCACCGCGCGAGGTCGCCACCAGATCGACGGCGTAGCGCATGATCGCCTCCGACACATGGACGCGCCGCGCCGATTTGCGCAGAAACTCCACATCCTGAATGGTGATCGTGTCGGACGGCAGCGATTTCGGATCGAACATGTCGGTGCCGCGGCGCGTGAGCATCGCCAGCATGCTCGTCTCCTCGTCGGCCTTGGGATAGGTCATGACGGCCTTCATCATGAATCGGTCCATCTGGGCTTCCGGCAGGTTGAACGTGCCCTCCTCCTCGATGGGGTTCTCGGTGGCGATTACCATGAACGGCTTGGGCAGCTCGATGCGTTCGCCGCCGATCGTCGTGGCGCCTTCCGCCATGGCCTCAAGCATCGCCGACTGCGTTTTGGCGTTGGATCGGTTGATCTCGTCGAGCAATACGAAATTGGCGTGGATCGGGCCGATCTGGGTGGAGAACCGCTGGGTGGAGAAGTCAAACACCTGGGTGCCCACCAGATCGGACGGCATGAGGTCGGGCGTGCATTGCACTCGGCGGAACGTTCCCGAGACCGAGGTGGCCAGCGTCTGGGCCGCGGTGGTCTTGGCCAGGCCGGGCACGGATTCGATGAGGATGTGGCCGCCTGCGACCATCGTGGCGATCAGCGCTTCGCGCAAGTCGGACTGTCCGACCAGCGTCTGGGCGAATCTGGCGCGGATGCGGTCGGTGAGTTGCCGTGCGCGTCGCAGGTCATCCTGCGTCAGCGCGGCGGAAGGCGCCGGCACGGGCGTGCGCATGGGGGCGGCCGGCATGGCGCCCGTCATGGGGATCGCGTTCGCGAGCTGGGACGGCATTGAAGGTTTCGAGGTGAATAAAGCCATGCTGCCCACCTTACCGTGACGAAGCAACCGCGGAGTGGGGATCGGGCCGATCCGCCTGCGCCGATGGCAGTGACCAGTCGACCGGTTCCGCGCCCATGGAGACCAGCGCTTGGTTGGCGCGGGAGAACGGGTGGGAGCCGAAGAACCCGCGGGATGCGGACAGAGGGCTGGGATGCGGCGAGGCGATGATGGTCGCGTTGGTGAGCAGCGGCGCGAGGCTCTGCGCGTTGCGCCCCCAGAGGATCGCCACCAGCGGCTTCGGCTTGCCGTCCGCGTCCACCCGGACGTCAAGGGCGCGGATGGCGGCCTCGGTGATGGTCTCCCATCCCTTGCCCTGATGGCTGTTGGGGCGTCCCACGCCGACGGTCAGGCACCTGTTCAGCAGCATCACGCCGCGCTGGGTCCAGGGTGTCAGGTCACCGTTGGCGGGCATCGGCACGTGCATGTCGTCGACGAGCTCGCGGTAGATGTTGACCAGGCTCTTCGGCAGCGGTCGGACGTCGGGCGCCACACAGAAGCTCAGGCCGACCGGATGCCCCGGAGTCGGGTAGGGATCCTGCCCGACGATCAGCACCTTGATCGAGTCGAATGGAATTGTGAAGGCTCTGAGGATATTATGGCTTGCGGGCAGGTACTGACATCCTGCCTGCAGTTCGGAGCGGAGGAAATCGCCCATGTGATGGACCTGCGGCTCCACGTCCTGCAGCGCGGCGGCCCATCCGGGCTCCACGAGCTGCGACAATGGTTTGACTGGATGTTGACTCATGGCCTCTACTGTAGCGAGCGTGTCGAAGCTGTGCATATCCGGTGCATGACTGACGGCCGTCGCGCACTTGGGACAACATGGCCGGTAGACTTGATGAACGATACGGAAGGGTGATTATGGCCAAGGACAAGGAAACATACGATTCGTATGCCAAAGACGTGTTCGACAATCCTCCGGCAGGTCCGGTGGGCGTGCATCGGGGCGCGCGGTCGGCCGGGGCGCGCATGACGCCTTTCCTGATCGTGTTGCTTGTGGTGGCCCTGGCGGGCGTCGGCACATGGGGTGTGCTGTCGGGAATGTTCTCCGACGTGCTCTTCGGGAACAACGGCACGTCGCAGGCGGCCGACGACAAGGCGTCCGACAGCGGCGACTCGAAGACCGGCGACACGACGAAGTCCGGCACGGGCGAGCAGTCCACTTCTAGTTCGACTGACGGTTCCTCCGACACGGCTTCCAATACCTCCACGGATTCCGCCCAGAGCGATACGACATCGAGCAGCAGCGACGGTTCGACCGATGCCACCGACACGAACGGGCAGGGGACGGACTCCACCGCCTCGTCCGACACGCATTCGACGCCGCCGGCCACCGCCGAGGCGAACAAGGCCACTTCCGTCCGCGTGATCAACGGAACCAAGATCTCCGGTCACGCCGCCAGCCGTGCGTACACGCTCAAGCAGGCCGGATACAAGAACGTCGTCTCCGCCAACCCCTCCGGTACGTTGCCCGCGAGCACCGTGGTCTGGTACCAGAACGAGACCGATGCGGCGACCGCGAAGGACATCGCCGTGACCTTGGGCATCTCCGACGTGCGGCAGATGTCGGGCATCTCCGCACCCGTCGTCGTCGTGCTGATGCAGTGACCGTACATCGGCCGAGAATCCGCGTCCCCGTAGGCTTTGTGCGAATGTCCCCTAGTACCGTACAATGATATGGAGTCGCGAGGTGGGGGATGCGGTGCGGTTTTGAGCTCTCTTCCGTTTGTTCGCGGCATAGGAACAAGGGAAAGAATATAACAATGGCACAGGGAACTGTGAAGTTCTTCAGCGCTGGCAAGGGTTACGGATTCATTACCTCTGATGCTGGTGGGGATGATGTGTTCGTGCACTACTCGGTTATTCAAGCCGATGGTTTCAAGACGCTGAACGAGGGCGATAAGGTCGAGTACGAGGCCGAACGTGGGCCGAAGGGAATGCAGGCCACGAAAGTGGTCAAGCTCTGAATCGTGCGAGGCTTTGCGCGTCATCGAAGCTCCGGTACCCAATGGGTGCCGGAGCTTTTTCCTTTTCTTTCGGCTTTACCGGATCGGTATCGGCATGCTCCGGCCTTCGCGGATCACGCGATGATTTCAAGCCAACAGCGCAATCCTCATGAATATGTTGGCACTCGGGCACCGAGAGTGCTAATCTCCCAATTAGCACTCGGGGAGTGAGAGTGACAGCCGGCAGCTGACGGTCGGCGGCCACGCCTCGCCCCCAGGTGAGATTCAGTACCGTGAAGCCATTTGGAGGATACACAACCATGGCAAAGATCATTGCATACGACGAGGAAGCTCGTCAGGGCATGCTTGCGGGTCTCGACAAGCTCGCCAACACCGTGAAGGTCACTCTGGGCCCGAAGGGCCGCAATGTGGTGCTCGACAAGTCCTATGGCGCACCGACCATCACCAACGATGGCGTCTCCATCGCCAAGGAAATCGATCTTGAGGATCCGTACGAGCGCATCGGCGCCGAGCTGGTCAAGGAAGTCGCCAAGAAGACCGACGACGTCGCGGGCGACGGAACCACCACCGCCACCGTGCTGGCCCAGTCCCTCGTGCACGAAGGCCTGAAGAACGTTGTCGCCGGCTCCAACCCGATCGCGCTGCGTCGCGGCATCGAGAAGGCCACCGACACCATCGTCAAGGAACTGGTCGCCGCCGCCAAGGACGTGGAGACCAAGGACCAGATCGCCGCCACCGCCACGATCTCCGCAGCCGACCCCGAGGTTGGCGAGAAGATCGCCGAGGCTCTGGACAAGGTCGGTCAGGACGGCGTCGTGACCGTCGAGGACAACAACCGCTTCGGCCTTGACCTTGAGTTCACCGAGGGCATGCGTTTCGACAAGGGCTACATCGCCCCGTACTTCGTGACCAACGCGGACGACCAGACCGCGGTTCTTGAGGATCCGTACATCCTCCTGACCTCCGGCAAGGTTTCCAGCCAGCAGGACGTCGTCCACATCGCCGAGCTCGTCATGAAGTCCGGCAAGCCGCTGCTGATCATCGCCGAGGACGTCGACGGCGAGGCGCTGCCGACCCTCATCCTGAACAAGATCCGCGGCACCTTCAACTCCTGCGCCGTCAAGGCCCCCGGCTTCGGCGACCGTCGCAAGGCGATGCTGCAGGATATGGCCATCCTGACCGGTGCTCAGGTCGTGTCCGACGAGCTGGGTCTCAAGCTCGACTCCATCGACATGTCCGTGCTCGGCACCGCCAAGAAGGTCATCGTCTCCAAGGACGAGACCACCATCGTTTCCGGCGGCGGCGACAAGGCCGACGTCGAGGCTCGCGTGGCCCAGATTCGCGCCGAGATCGAGAAGACCGACTCCGATTACGACCGTGAGAAGCTGCAGGAGCGTCTCGCCAAGCTGGCCGGCGGCGTCGCCGTCATCAAAGTCGGCGCGGCCACCGAGGTCGAGGCCAAGGAGCGTAAGCACCGCATCGAAGACGCCGTGCGCAACGCCAAGGCCGCTATCGAAGAGGGCCTGCTGCCCGGCGGTGGCGTGGCGCTCGTCCAGGCTGCCAAGAAGGCCGAGTCCGCAGAAGCCGTCACTTCGCTGACCGGCGAAGAGGCCACTGGTGCCGCCATCGTGTTCCGCGCCATCGAGGCCCCGATCAAGCAGATCGCCGAGAACTCCGGCGTGTCCGGTGACGTGGTGTTCAACAAGGTTCGCGAGCTGCCGGAGGGTCAGGGTTTCAACGCCGCCACCGACACCTACGAGGATCTGCTGGCCGCCGGCGTCGCCGACCCGGTCAAGGTCACCCGCTCCGCTCTGCAGAACGCCGCGTCCATCGCCGGCCTGTTCCTGACCACCGAAGCGGTTGTCGCCAACAAGCCGGAACCGAAGGCCGCCGCTCCGGCCGCCGGCGCCGACATGGGCTACTGATCCGCTCTCGGAATCCGCCATCGCAGCGCGGTAGCGCGTTGCAGCAGCGGATGCCGTAACACGGATTTGCCGCGATGTGAAGGGCTTCGACCTGTTGAGGGTCGGAGCCCTTTTCGTATGTCTGCGGGCGTACCGGAGCGGATCACCGCCGTGATACTGTTCAGCCGGAAGCGAACAGTCGGGACGCCTGCGCTTCGGCGTCGGCGTAGACGGTGGATGCCTGGGTGAGCGCCTGCTGGATGGATTCCAGCGACGCCTCCATCTGCTGCTGTGCCGCACGCCACTGCGCGCTCACCGAAGTGAACTGTGTGGCGGCACCGCCACGCCAGGCGTCCTGGAGACCGTTGAGGTTCGTATACATTCCGTTGACCGCCTGCCGGATGGCGGCGATGGACGCCGAAACGGCGGCGGAGGAGGATTGGATCCGTTCGGAATCCACTTGATATTGGGGCATGGTTGTTCCTTTCCTGTATTGTTCTGTTTTCGCCCGGTGACGTTGAAGCGTCCGGCCGGTAATGTGGAGGATATGACATTGCGAACGATGAGATACGGAAAAACGGATGATGTGGTCGAAGGCTCGGCCATTTTGGGGGTTATCGGCGTGTCGCGCGACGGATTTTCTCTGTGGAAACGGCTGTTTTCCGCGGTTTTGACGGTGCTGGTCATAACAATGTGGATAACTTCGCCCGGTGCGGTCGCATACGCCGCCGGGGACGATTCGTCGTCCTCGGACCAGGGGCAGGCCACGTTCTCCCAGGACATAACCGATCCCTACAACGTGCTCGGCTCCAATCTGACGAAAGTTACGGACGCCATATCCAGCACCTACGACAGCACCGGCGTGTCGGTCAAGCTGTCATACATGCTGCATTTCGAGGGGGTAGAGGACCCCGACCAATGGGCGCAGGAGGCGTTGGACGCCACCAACCCCAAACCGAACACCGTGCTGCTGGCCGTGGCCCTCAACGACGGCAAGCTCGTGGTCGCCGTCTCCGGCAACTCGGAATCGTGGCTGTACAACAAGACCACGTCGGACCAGCTGCTGAAAAGCGCCTACGGGCCGGTCAGCGGCAGGAACCCCGACTGGTCCGGCTCGGCGATCGCCATGATGGATTCCATCGCCACGATCAAGACGACCACAGCGCAGCGCGGCACGGTGTGGAAATGGGTGGGCATATCCGTGATGTGCGGCGTGCTGGTGGTTCTGATCGTCATCGGCGTCGTGACGGTGGTTCGCCGTCGTCGCGATACGAAGGGCAAGCAGCCGGATGCCGAGAAGGACGCAGGAAAATCCACAGAGAAAGCCACGAAGAAAGACACGGGCAAGTCCGCCAAGAAGCGGCGCTCCAAGGGTGATGCAGCCGAGTCGGACTCCCCGGCGGAGGACGGCGGCGGGCCGCAGTCCGCTTCAAGTGAATCCGACGGGCAGTCCGCTCCGTCCGTACCCATGACGCGCCGCGAACGGAGGGAGGCATCCCGGCGCGGAAAGCGGTTCGGAACGTCGTCGGCCGCCACCGCGCCCAAGCCGGGCAACACCGACGAAGCCGCCGACGAAGGCTCCCGGGAGCGTTTCGACGCGTGGCTGGCGTCCATTGTCCCGCAAGACACAGATGGTGTTCAGGAAACATCCAGAACATCGAGTCAAGCTGGTAACCATGAGCAAGCCGATTGAAGCATCCATTGTTGTTGTCGACGACGAACCGTCCATCCGTGAACTGCTCGTCGCATCCCTGCATTTCGCCGGATTCGATGTGGCCACCGCCGCATCGGGCTCCGAAGCCATCGAGGTGATCGAGAAGACCCAGCCCGACCTGATCGTCCTCGACGTCATGCTCCCTGACATCGACGGATTCACCGTGACCCGCCGCATCCGGCAGGAGGGCATTGGCGCCCCCGTGCTGTTCCTCACCGCCCGCGACGACACGCAGGACAAGGTGATGGGATTGACCGTCGGAGGCGACGACTACGTGACCAAGCCCTTCAGCTTGGAGGAGGTCGTGGCCCGCATCCGCGCGATTCTGCGTCGCACCCGTGAGCAGGTGGAGGACGATCCGATCATCCGCGTCGGCGACCTTGAGATCAACGAGGATTCGCACGATGTGTCCCGCGCCGGTCATGCGATCGATCTGAGCCCGACCGAATACAAGCTGCTGCGCTACCTGATGGACAACGAGGGCCGTGTGCTGTCGAAGGCGCAGATCCTCGATCACGTCTGGCAATACGATTGGGGCGGTGACGCGGCGATCGTCGAGTCGTACATCTCGTACCTGCGCAAGAAGGTCGACGGCATCATGGTGACCGACGACAACGGTGAACAGCACAAGGTCACCCCGCTGATCGAGACCAAGCGAGGCATCGGCTACATGATTCGCGAGCCCAGAGTCTCGGCGTGAGGCGGGCGCGATGACCGCACAGACACCTCCGCCGACGGGTGACGGAACCGCCGCAGGCCCGGCCCCGGCACCGGGAACCGTGCCGACCGGCACGGCCGGGACCCCGGGAACCGCGCAGATACCTCCGCCGACAGCCGCCCCTGCGAGCCAGAAGCGTGCGACCCATACCAAGGGTGTGTGGGCGACACTGAAATCGATGTTCGTCGGGCGCCTGGACGCCGTTCCGCTTGCCACCAAGATCGTGGCGTGCACGGTCATCCTGCTGATCGTGGGTACGGCCGGTATATCACTGACGTTGCGCCAGCTGGTCGGCAACTACATGCTGGAGAAGACGGACACGCAGCTGTTCCGTCAGGCGCAACTGGTCCTCAACAACATCAATACCATGCGCCAGCAGAATAACGCCGAGAAATCCAGCAGCAGCCTGCTGTACAGCTACTTCGTGCAGATCCGCAACAGCGACGACACCATCTTGCGCAACGCCATCGTCCCCACTCTCAAGGACGGCGTCAGTTCGATGCCGTTGCTGCCTATGAACGGCAGCCGCGGAGGCGTGCAGCTCCAGCAGTCGTTCACCACCAACGCCGTCGTGACGTTGAGTGGGCGGAGCGTGGACCATTCCACGCTGTCCACCGCCGAATCGCCGTGGCGCGTCGTGGCGCTGCCGTGGACCGATGAGGACGGCAAGCCCGGCGGCGTATGCTACATCGGTCTGTCGCTGAGCGACCAGCTTGACACCGTAAAGACATTGACCCGTTACTGCATCATCGTCGGCGTAGCCATCGTCATACTCGGCGCCCTGCTGGCCACGCTGATGACCCAGAGAACACTGTCTCCGTTGAAGCGCATCGAGAAGACCGCCGCGAAGATCGCCGCCGGCGACCTCACACAACGCGTGCCCCCGGCGCCGGAGAACACGGAGGTCGGTTCGCTGTCGGTCTCGCTCAACGCCATGCTCACCCGAATAGAGCAGAGCTTCCACGAGCAGGAGGAGACCACGGCGAAGATGAAACGATTCGTCTCCGATGCCAGCCATGAGCTTCGCACGCCGCTCGCGGCGATCCACGGGTATGCGGAGCTATACAAGATGCAGCGTGACCTGCCGGGTGCGCTGGGACGCGCCGATGAGTCGATCTCGCATATCGAGGATTCGAACACCCGCATGACGGTACTGGTGGAGGACCTGCTGTCGTTGGCGCGCCTCGACGAGGGGCGTGGCATCGACATCACCCAGCAGGTGCCGCTGACCACGCTGGTCACGGACGCGACCGAAGACCTGCACGCGCTCGATCCGGGCCGTGAGATTCGCCGCGGCACGCTGACATTCCAGCCGCGCAACGGGGATGAGCCGGCCGATCTGGAGTTCGTCGAAGGCCCGCTGCCCGATGTCACGCTGAAAGGCGACGGGTCGAGGCTGCGGCAGGTGGTCACCAACATCGTCGGCAACATCCACCGCTACACGCCCGCCGACTCCCCGGTGGAGATATCCGTCGGCGTCATGCCCGCGTCGATCAGCCCCGAATCGTTGGCCCACATGTCCGCGAATGACGCCTCGATGCGCTACTTCATCGAAGCCGTGGACGTAAGCCGCTCCATGCAGATGGGCATGAACTACGCGGTGATCCGCTTCAGCGACCATGGTCCGGGCGTGCCCGAGAACTCCCGTTCCAAGATCTTCGAGCGGTTCTACACCGCGGACCCGTCCCGGGCGCGTCTCAAAGGCGGCACCGGGCTTGGCATGGCCATCGCGCAGTCGGTGGTCAAGGCGCACAAGGGCTTCATCTGCGCGACCGACTCCCAGGGCGGCGGCCTCACGCTCACGGTGGTGCTGCCCATAGCGCCGCTGGAGCCGAAGATCGCCGTGGACGAACCCCCTCAGGACGCCAAGGCGGAACGCAAGGCCGAACGCAACAAAGCCAAGCAGGAGAAACAGCAGGCGCGGCAGCACAAGAGCGAGTGATTCGCGTCCGGTGCGCTGCCGCGTGCCGTGCGTTCATGCATTGAGGTAAACTGATACTTTGATGTATTCATGAGCAGATCGAGAATCTGCCGGTCCGACGAGTAACGAGGTGTGCCATGCCCAGTGGGCGCGTACGTTGGTTCGACGCGAAAAAGGGATTCGGATTCATTACGAACGACGAGGGCGAGGACGTGTTCCTGCCCGCAGCGGCTCTGCCGGATGGCGTGACCACCCTGCGCAAAGGCGCCCGCGTGGAGTTCTCCGTGATCGACGGCCGCAAGGGGCCACAGGCCATGGGCGTGACGCTGGCCGCATCCGTGCCGTCCCTGGTCAAGGCGACCCGCCCGAAGCCGGATGATATGGCCGCCATCGTGGAGGACCTTATCAAGTTGCTGGATTCCGCGGGCAACGAGCTGCGTCGCCATCGGTATCCCTCCGCCGCCGACAGCCGGAAGCTCGCCACACTGCTGCGTGGCGTGGCTGACAGCTTCGACGTGCAGGAATGAGGGGACAGGGGATAGTACATGCCTGAAACGACCATGCCTGAGACGGTTGTGGACGAACCCGGTATCGCGGATTCGCCCATCGCCTCCATCGACCCGAAAGACGCTGCCCGTGCCATGGCCGTCGAGGCTGCCGAGGACGAGAACGGCGTCGGAGAGTTCGTCGAGGCCATCGACGCCGGTGACGGCATCACCGATTACCGGTTCGTCTCGCTGATGCGCGGCTACGAGGGATGGCAGTGGTCCGTGACGATGTTCCACGATGTCGAACGCGACACGTGGACGGTGAACGAGTCAACGCTTATTCCCATGGAACAGGCGCTGCGCCCTCCGGAATGGATTCCATGGAAGGACCGTCTGCTGCCGGCCGACCTGTCGGTGACCGACTCCATCGGCACCGACCCGGATGACCCGCGGTTGGAGGAAGGTTTCCGGGCGACCGCCGAAGCCGAGACCGGTGACACGCGCGTTTCGGATGCACGGGACGTGGAAGCGGCCGGGGCCCCGGGCAAGGTCGATGCCGCGGATGAGGCATCGGATACCGGAGCATCGGATTCTGAGGCGCCCGACAGCGAACCTGTGGAGTCCCAGGACGCTCAGCCCACCACAGCTGCGGAGGATGTCGATGACGCGGTGAGCGCATTCGATCTGTCCCGCCGCCATGTGCTGTCCCCGCTGGGCCGCGCCCAGACCGCGCAGCGCTGGTATGAGGGCCCTCGCGGCCCCAAGTCGTTGTCCACCAAGACCGCGTCGGGCAATCTGTGCTCCACCTGCGGGTTCTTCGTCGCGTTGCAGGGCGATCTGAGCGAAATGTTCGGCGTCTGCGCGAACAAGTGGAGCCCGGACGACGGCAAGGTCGTCTCGCTCGACCACGGATGCGGCGAACATTCCGAAATCGAGCCGCCCGAGCCGAGCCACATGTGGATTCAATCCAAGCCCGCGTTCGACGACCTGCATATCGATGTCATCGCGCAGGCGCCGCGGGACGAGCGCGGCGAAGTGGAGCTGATCGAGAAGCTCGGTGCCGCCGGCCTGCCGTTCGACGTGCCCAAGGGCACGATCATCCTCAAATCCCAGCTGCCTGAAACGCGCTGACCCGAATCGCCTGCAACACGGGCAACGTCACGGCGACCGAATGGCGGAATGACGATGGAACGATAATCGCCTGTGACACCACGCGAAGCGGTGTCACAGGCGATTCGTCTATATCCGGGGTTGCGCATCCGGGCCAGCGCGCGATGGCGCTCAGTGCACGATGGTGACCGTGCACTCCGCGAAGTTCAGGATCTGCCTCGACACGGAACCGAGGAAACGGGCGTCCAAGCCGCTCAGGCCGCGGGATCCAACGACCAGATGGCTGGCGAACCGGGATGCCGTGGTCAGGCCCTTGGCCGCCGCGATGTGGAACGCCTTGCCCGTCACCTGAAGCCCGTCGGGAATATCGGCCTGCTCGATCATGCGACGGACGATGTCCTGCGCGTGATCCTGACCGGCGCCGATCGAGGCGATCGCGTTCTCATAGCCGGGTACCTCGCCCAGATCCTTCAGCTGCCAGCAGAACATGACCTGCAGTGGGGCGTGATGCAGCGCGGCGAAATCAATGGCGAACCGCAACGCATGACGGGACGTCTCGGAACCGTCCACGCCGACGACCACCGGACGTTTGCCCTTGGCCGCGGCCAGCTCATCGTCATCATGGTGAATCGGCATACCGGGGGCGAGCGAATGCGCGATATCATCCTGCACGCTCTTGTCCTCGTTGCCGGCGATCCTGACCACCGTCACCGGCACCTTGGCGGATTCGGCGAGGGAGGACGACAGCGACCCCACGAACCATCTGGTCACACGACCCAGGGATCGGCGGCCGACGACGATCTGTTGGGCATCCGCTCCGATCTGCAGCAGTCCAGTCGTGCCGGAGGCGTGCACGGAAGTGAGCTTCAGGTTATCCGGGTCGAATGCGATGCCGGCGCT contains the following coding sequences:
- a CDS encoding uracil-DNA glycosylase; translation: MSQHPVKPLSQLVEPGWAAALQDVEPQVHHMGDFLRSELQAGCQYLPASHNILRAFTIPFDSIKVLIVGQDPYPTPGHPVGLSFCVAPDVRPLPKSLVNIYRELVDDMHVPMPANGDLTPWTQRGVMLLNRCLTVGVGRPNSHQGKGWETITEAAIRALDVRVDADGKPKPLVAILWGRNAQSLAPLLTNATIIASPHPSPLSASRGFFGSHPFSRANQALVSMGAEPVDWSLPSAQADRPDPHSAVASSR
- a CDS encoding AAA family ATPase, with amino-acid sequence MALFTSKPSMPSQLANAIPMTGAMPAAPMRTPVPAPSAALTQDDLRRARQLTDRIRARFAQTLVGQSDLREALIATMVAGGHILIESVPGLAKTTAAQTLATSVSGTFRRVQCTPDLMPSDLVGTQVFDFSTQRFSTQIGPIHANFVLLDEINRSNAKTQSAMLEAMAEGATTIGGERIELPKPFMVIATENPIEEEGTFNLPEAQMDRFMMKAVMTYPKADEETSMLAMLTRRGTDMFDPKSLPSDTITIQDVEFLRKSARRVHVSEAIMRYAVDLVATSRGAGNKPLKGLSSTVRLGASPRASIALIRSGQANALLAGRDYVIPEDVKMMVHEVLRHRVILTFEALADGVTSDQVIDRIVETVHVP
- a CDS encoding DUF58 domain-containing protein — encoded protein: MIDGSHPSHSSHSSSSDDRIRRKIEALGNSLSLPTVRKALGVLEGEHASNRRGGNDDPMDIRVYGPGDEARLIDWKASARLGRPMVVQHARQATSQVWLLCDVGEEMTGGCASGEPAYAVAGNALRMFAALSLRRSDDVSLVFADAHSITRMPFNGGFAQFERTLDDALRRDWSYGRNIDALLDYARRIRDRQALIVLATDELALRKRHINVIGAIAATHPVVLITVATANPFDPSEAAREWYDGKSGRRIPALLRNAKAAEEVALHRRYVCAALEHELAKHGSRMIRAASSDMMFDAFVRLVSRSLGRSIRNQLRVPPSLNLTSEVPA
- a CDS encoding LytR C-terminal domain-containing protein, with protein sequence MAKDKETYDSYAKDVFDNPPAGPVGVHRGARSAGARMTPFLIVLLVVALAGVGTWGVLSGMFSDVLFGNNGTSQAADDKASDSGDSKTGDTTKSGTGEQSTSSSTDGSSDTASNTSTDSAQSDTTSSSSDGSTDATDTNGQGTDSTASSDTHSTPPATAEANKATSVRVINGTKISGHAASRAYTLKQAGYKNVVSANPSGTLPASTVVWYQNETDAATAKDIAVTLGISDVRQMSGISAPVVVVLMQ
- a CDS encoding cold-shock protein, whose translation is MAQGTVKFFSAGKGYGFITSDAGGDDVFVHYSVIQADGFKTLNEGDKVEYEAERGPKGMQATKVVKL